In the genome of Xanthomonas hortorum pv. pelargonii, the window ACGCGGCCGGCGATGGCCGCACGCATCAATGCAGCGGCAGCTGGCTGCCGCAATGCCGGGGCACCGTCGAACAGGGGATCGGACGCGTCATCGGCAACGTGGTGCACCGTGTTCGTGCACCCCGGCGTGAGCGTACTTGCCAACGCACGTGCCGAGGCGATGGTGCGCTGGGTGCGATTGGCCCAGTAGTAGACGTTGGCGCAGCCATCGCCATCGAACACACCGAGCGGCGCGTAATGGGCGCGGTAATAGCTACCGAATAACGCTTCCAGACGTGCACCGTTGGCGGTCAGGTGACCGGCCGGCACATCGAAGTGTGGCCAGGGACGTGCGGAATAGCGGCCCAATTGCTCCGGGCTGGACATCGCCGCACGCACGCCGTGACGTTTGAGGATCACGACTTTTTCAAGTGTCTCCGACGCCGCGGCAGCGGCATGCGCCACTTCCAACGCAGCCGGGCCGGCAACGAACAGCACAAAGAAACACATACAGATACGGGGCAGTAATGACATGAGTGGTCTCAAAACGTGGTGCACCCACTGCATTGCGCGAGATCTCGCGCAATGCAGCTGGAAACAGCCCCAACGCGGGCGATGCTGTATTGCATGCGGCGCCCTGCAGCAGGCACCGAGTAGCGGCAGTGGCTGCCGCCGACAACCGTGGAACGGCGATCAACGCAACTGCGCAGCTGTCAGGTGAGCGTGGCCGATGCAGGAGCGGCATGCACCGCTCCTACGCTCGGACCACAAGCGCGCCGTCCGCAGCCAGCTGACGACTGCTCGTCAGCCGGTCCCGGCCATTCTCAAAAACGCGCGCGCATCCCCACCGACCAGGTGCGACCATAGTCGGTATAGCCGCCGAACAAATGATCGCCAACGAACTGGCGCTGCACTTCGCCGGTGAGATTGATCGCGTTGACGAACACCGACAGCGTGTCGTTGACCTTGTAGGCCATGTTGGCATCCAGGCTGCCGAACTGGTCGCTGTTGAGCGTGGCCACATTGGCGGTGCCCACCGCGTTGAGAATGTCGTCGCTCCAGCTATAGCTGACGCGCGCCATCAACGGCCCCTGCTCGTAGAACAGCACCGCGTTGTAGGTGTTCTTGGCCACGCCTTCCAGGCTGTCGGTGAAGTTGCTGGTGCCGTCGTGATAGGTCGCCTTGCTGTCGGTCCAGGTGTAGTTGAGCTGCATGCCCAGGCCATCCAGCGGCGACGGCAGGCCGCTAAACACCTGCTGATACGCCACTTCCGCACCCTGCACCATCGCCTTGCTGCCGTTGGTCTTGGACGACAACAGATAGGTCTGGCCTTCGTAGACCAGATTGGACATCTGGGTCTGGATAAAGCTGGAAATATCCTTGTAGAACAACCCGCCGGTCAGGGCCGAGGTGCCATCGATGTACCACTCGAAGGTCAGGTCGTACTGCCATGCCTCGAATGGCTGCAACGCAGGATTGCCACCACTGGCGGTGAAGCGTTCGCCACTGGAATTGAAGGTGAGCTTGGACGACAGATAGGTGAGGTCCGGGCGCGTGATCACCTTGGCAGCGGAGCTGCGCAACACCATGTCCGCGCGCACGTCCCAGGCTGCATTGAACGAGGGCAGCACGTTGGTGTAGCTGCGCTCGAAGTGCACCGGTTGCGCACTGCCGTTGACATCGGCATGGCCATCGGTGGCCTGTTCGGTGCGCACCACGCGCGCACCGAGATTGCCACGCAGCTCGCGGCCGGCCAGTTCGGTGCCGAAGTTGGTCATCGCGTAGGCCGAGGCGATCTTCTCCTGCACCTCATAGGAGTTCTGCAGGTCGGCGCTGTTGGGCGTATTGCTGAGATCGGCGCTGGTCGGCCAATTGCCCCAAAACGTGGATTCGATCGGCGCCAGCCATTGCCGCGGCATGTTGCCGTTGGCATCGGCCAGCATGTCGCCCACCGGCAATGCAGTGAAATTGCTGCCCGGGAAACGCACGCCGGCAATGCTGTTGAGCAGCAGGTCGGCACGGTCGTAAGTGCGCGAACGCTGGCGATACTTGGCGCCCACCTTGAAGTCGCGGAAGAAGCTGCCGTCGAGCGCACGCTTGGCATCGAACTGCAGTGCATCTTCCTTGTCGCGTGCATCGATCTCGCGCCATTCCAGCCGGCGCCCTGCGACGGTGGCAGGGTTGGTTGGATCGAAGCCGTTGGTGAAGCTCCAATCGGGCACGTTGTCGCCGTCGGCCTGCGGCATGTCCACGCGCATCGACAGGTTGGTGCCGCTGCGCAGGCGTGTGCGTCGGATCGGGTCCGAATCGTAGCTGTGCGCCTGCGAGTGGAATGCCACTGCGCCCAGCGTCCATTGGTCGCCGCTCCAGGTGCTGGACAGGCGCGCACTGCGGTTGTCGTCGGTGATGCCGGAGGTCTCGCGCGAGATCTGTACTTGCCCGTTGCGGTAATCGAAGCCGGTAATGCCGCCGTTTTCCACACGCAGATTGCTCAGCTTGGCCAGGCTATCGAAACCCACGCCCATGCTGTATTCGTCGTAATGCACGGTCTGCTTGGCATAGAGCAGATCCAGATTGGTCTCCCACTCCGCGCTCGGCTTCCACTGCAGCGAGGCGGCCACACCGGTGCGTTCGCGCTCTTCCAGCTCCAGCGTCGGGCGCAGACCGGTGGGCACGTAATTGGCGCCAGGCACACCCGGCACGCCGTTGCGGTAATAGTCCCAGCTCACCTCGTTGACGCGGTCCTGGCGCAGCGTACGTTGCGCATACGCGCCGGAAATCAACATGCCGAAAGTGCCTTCGGCGTTGACCCAATTGAACAGCCCGGAGGCGCGCGGATCGTTGGCCTGGGTGCGCTGGGCCTGACTCGATTCCAGCGACACATTGGTCAGCGTCTTGCCCAGTTCCAACGGGCGGAACGTGCGTACGTTGATGATGCCGCCGATGGCGCCTTCGTCCAGGTCGGCGGTGGGGCTCTTGATCACGTCCAGGCCGGAGACCAGTTCGGCCGGCAATGTGTCGTAACGGAACTGGCGACCTGTCTGACCGGACGTGCGCACGTTTTCGTTGACCGCCATGGTCTGGCCGTTGAGCGTGGTGACCTGGAAGTTGGGGCCAAGACCACGCACGCGCACGTACACGCCTTCGCCGCGGTCGCGCACGATCGACACGCCGGGCACGCGCTGCAGTGCTTCGGCCACGTTCTGCGCCGGCAGCTTGCCGATGTCTTCGGCAGCGATCACATCCACCACGCTGTCGGCGTAACGCTTCTGCCGCAGTGCGGCGCTGAGGCTGCCGGCGTAACTGCCAAGCACCTGGATGCTGTCCAGTTCCTGCACCGGTGCGTCTGCGCGCGGCATTGGCGCCGTTGCGGTCGTTGCGGTTGCAGGAACCGCCTGCTGCAGGCCGGGCGCTGGCTCGGTGGTTTCGATCGTCACCGTGGTCGCATTGAGATAGCGGTAACGCAGGCCGGTGCCATCGAGCAATTGCTGCAAGGCCTGCTCCGGTGCAATGCCGGCAGCGGTGGCGCGGGTCTGCGGGTTACCGGCCACGCCCGCAGCATAGACAAACTGCAGCCCGGTCTGACGCGACAGCGCATTGAGCGCGCGTGCCAGTGGCTGGGCAGGAATCGCATCGACCGCGATGGTGGCAGGTGCCGCCTGGGCGCCGGCAGTGCCGGCATGCAGGGCGAGGGCGATCGAAAGAAACAACGTACGGCGCATCGGGGAATCCAGTAGGGGAGGAAGCAATGCGCAGCACCTCACGCGAGGCGGGAATGCTGCGTTGTACCCGGACTACGAGGATCGACAGCGACAATCGGGCACCGTTTTTTGATGAATTTTCTGTGACACCTGCGGGAGGTGCGAGCGCTGGGCGCGCGCAGGCGATGCACGCATCGAGACGTCACTTGGCACCACGGCTATCGCGCAAGCGCGCCCTGTGCAGGCCGGCTGTGCACATGCAGAATTCCCGGCGCACTGACCACCCGTAGATTCGGCTGGCCGTCGAGGAAGGCGCGCAGCGAGGCGATATCGTCGCCGCGTAGATTGCCGGTGAGCAGCAACGCACCGGCGGCAGCGTCGTCGATCAACAAGCGCGTGCGATTGAGCCGATTGAAGTCTTCGGCCACCGTGGCTAGCGGTGCGTCGCGGAACACGATGCGGCGCTGCCACCAGGCATGCATCGTGGCCACCTCTTCGCTGGCCAGTTCGACCTGGCCAGTGGCATCGTCGATACGCGCGCTCTGCCCTGCCCCCAGATTGGCGAGCATCGGTTGCCCAGCACGCTGTTCGTGCCACACGTGTACACGGCCCTCGGCCACCTCGATGCGTGCCTGGTGTTGATACAAGGCAACATCGAAGGTGGTGCCGATATCCTCCACCCGCAGATGGCCTGCGTGCACTTGCAAGGGGCGCCGGTCCGGTGCGACCACAAAACTGGCCTGGCCGCGCAACAGCTGCAGGTGACGGCTCCATGGCGTCATGGTGGCGCGCACGCTGCTTTGCGCATTCAGATGCACCACGCTGCGATCGGCCAACTGCACGCTGCGCTGCTCGCCGTGCACGGTGGCGTAGGTTTGCGTGCGCGGCCAGGCCCAGCCAGTCAGCACCGCCACCCCGCAGAGCGCTGCGGCAAGCCCCATGCTCCATGGGCGCACGCGCGCACTGCGTTGGGCTGCGGAGCGGTGTGGCTGGGCCGCATGTTGCGGCGTCAATCGTGCCGGCAACGGCAGCGCGATCACGTTCCGCGCCACTGCATCAGTGCTCTTGCGCCGGTCGGCATCGAGCAAGGCGTACACGTCCATCCATGCCGCGCAATGCATCGCCCAGTTCGCCAGCCACGCGCAGCACGGCCATGTATTCGCGCACATGCAACGGCGATGCCGTCAGCCATTGCAGAAAGCTGGCCTGTTGCCCCGCATCCAGCGCCTGCATGCGTTGCAGCGCATGCCAATGCGCGGCCTCAGCGACAGCGCTGCGGCTTGGCAATGCAGATTTGCTCACCAGCTTTCTCCGCTGTCGGCCACTGCGCGTCTGCACGCCGACAACCCACGTACCACGTGTTTCTTGACCATATGCGCAGACACCCCCATGCGCTCGGCGATCTGCTTGTAGCTCAGCCCATCGCGGTACTGCATCACCAGTACCGCGCAGGTGCGCTCCGGCAATGTCGCCAGCAAGGCCTGCAAGCGTTGCTGGCGCTGCTGCCGGTGCGCGGCGTCTTCCACGTCGTCGCCTGCGGCCAACACCTGCGAAAACTGCTCCATCTCTTCGATGCGCAGCGGCGCCTGTTTACGTCGCACGGCCTGCTCGCGCGCCAAGTTCAGCGCCACCGTATACAGATAGGCCTCGGGATTGGCGATCGCCTCACCCTGATCCTGATGCGCACGCAACAGGCGTAGATAGGTCTCCTGCACCAGATCCTCCGCCTCTTCTTTGGCACCACGGCGCACGAAAAAGCCACGCAGCACCGATCCATGCTGGGTGAACACCTGCGTCCACGCGCGGGCGGCGTTGGCTTTCATGAGTGGGCGCTCCCCTTGCGCTGGGCCGGCTAGCCTGGCCAATGCAGGTGACACCACGATGACGCGCGGCTGCATGGCGTGCGCCCGTGCATGCAGCGTCGTACCGCGCCGCTCCAACACGCGGGTCATCCACACAAGCGACGTCATGCGCAGCCAGCGCGTCCCGCTGCACGCGTGAGCATGTTTCGACATCGCGCACGTGTGAAAGATGCATCACCCACCTACACCACACCTTGACCAGGCAGGCATCAAGGTGAGCGTCCTCCTCTCAGCCATCGCCACGGGGTTCGCATGAATGCCACGCCCGCCACTGCCACTCATCTGGCGCCGGCAACCGCTACCACTGCTGCACCGACCTACCCGGTCAACCTGCGCATCAACGGCCAGCCCTACCAATTACAGCTCGAAGCCTGGGTGAGCCTGCTCGATCTGCTGCGCGACCGGCTCGATCTCACCGGCACCAAAAAAGGCTGCGACCACGGCCAGTGCGGCGCGTGCACCATGCTGGTGGATGGTCGCCGCATCAATAGCTGCCTCACGCTTGCGGTCATGCAAGACGGCGCCGACATCACCACGGTCGAAGGCCTGGCCGATGGCGAACAACTGCATCCGTTGCAGCGCGCATTCATCGAAAACGATGCCTTCCAGTGCGGCTATTGCACGCCTGGGCAATTGTGTTCGGCTATCGGCATGATCAACGAAGGCAAGGCGCATGACCGCGATCAGGTGCGCGAATTGATGAGCGGCAATCTGTGCCGTTGCGGTGCCTATCCGCAGATCACCGATGCGGTGATGGAGGTCTTGGGCAAACCCAGCGACAGCAGCGAGAGCGCCACCACACCGTGGACGCCAGGGACGGTGCCGGCATGATTCCGCTTACTTACACGCGCCCGGACAACGTCGATGCGGCGCTCACTGCACTTGCAGTGCGCGGCGACCCACAGCCGGTGCCTGCCGAAGCCCCCGTGCGTCTGATCGCCGGCGGCACCAATCTCACCGATCTGATGAAGCTGCAAGTGATGCGGCCCAGCCGCCTGGTCGATATCAACCGGCTGCCGCTGGACAGCATCAGCACGCAGCCCGATGGCGGACTGCGCTTGGGCGCGCTTGCGCGCAATGCCGACACCGCTTATCACCCGGACGTGGAAACACGCTACCCCTTGCTGAGCGCTGCGATTCTGGCCGGTGCTTCGCCTCAGATCCGCAATATGGCCAGCAATGGCGGCAACCTGTTGCAGCGCACGCGCTGC includes:
- a CDS encoding TonB-dependent receptor, with the translated sequence MRRTLFLSIALALHAGTAGAQAAPATIAVDAIPAQPLARALNALSRQTGLQFVYAAGVAGNPQTRATAAGIAPEQALQQLLDGTGLRYRYLNATTVTIETTEPAPGLQQAVPATATTATAPMPRADAPVQELDSIQVLGSYAGSLSAALRQKRYADSVVDVIAAEDIGKLPAQNVAEALQRVPGVSIVRDRGEGVYVRVRGLGPNFQVTTLNGQTMAVNENVRTSGQTGRQFRYDTLPAELVSGLDVIKSPTADLDEGAIGGIINVRTFRPLELGKTLTNVSLESSQAQRTQANDPRASGLFNWVNAEGTFGMLISGAYAQRTLRQDRVNEVSWDYYRNGVPGVPGANYVPTGLRPTLELEERERTGVAASLQWKPSAEWETNLDLLYAKQTVHYDEYSMGVGFDSLAKLSNLRVENGGITGFDYRNGQVQISRETSGITDDNRSARLSSTWSGDQWTLGAVAFHSQAHSYDSDPIRRTRLRSGTNLSMRVDMPQADGDNVPDWSFTNGFDPTNPATVAGRRLEWREIDARDKEDALQFDAKRALDGSFFRDFKVGAKYRQRSRTYDRADLLLNSIAGVRFPGSNFTALPVGDMLADANGNMPRQWLAPIESTFWGNWPTSADLSNTPNSADLQNSYEVQEKIASAYAMTNFGTELAGRELRGNLGARVVRTEQATDGHADVNGSAQPVHFERSYTNVLPSFNAAWDVRADMVLRSSAAKVITRPDLTYLSSKLTFNSSGERFTASGGNPALQPFEAWQYDLTFEWYIDGTSALTGGLFYKDISSFIQTQMSNLVYEGQTYLLSSKTNGSKAMVQGAEVAYQQVFSGLPSPLDGLGMQLNYTWTDSKATYHDGTSNFTDSLEGVAKNTYNAVLFYEQGPLMARVSYSWSDDILNAVGTANVATLNSDQFGSLDANMAYKVNDTLSVFVNAINLTGEVQRQFVGDHLFGGYTDYGRTWSVGMRARF
- a CDS encoding RNA polymerase sigma factor; translation: MKANAARAWTQVFTQHGSVLRGFFVRRGAKEEAEDLVQETYLRLLRAHQDQGEAIANPEAYLYTVALNLAREQAVRRKQAPLRIEEMEQFSQVLAAGDDVEDAAHRQQRQQRLQALLATLPERTCAVLVMQYRDGLSYKQIAERMGVSAHMVKKHVVRGLSACRRAVADSGESW
- a CDS encoding (2Fe-2S)-binding protein; translation: MNATPATATHLAPATATTAAPTYPVNLRINGQPYQLQLEAWVSLLDLLRDRLDLTGTKKGCDHGQCGACTMLVDGRRINSCLTLAVMQDGADITTVEGLADGEQLHPLQRAFIENDAFQCGYCTPGQLCSAIGMINEGKAHDRDQVRELMSGNLCRCGAYPQITDAVMEVLGKPSDSSESATTPWTPGTVPA